The following coding sequences are from one Dermacentor silvarum isolate Dsil-2018 chromosome 4, BIME_Dsil_1.4, whole genome shotgun sequence window:
- the LOC119450271 gene encoding START domain-containing protein 10-like produces MDVGEVRIADDRDFERLKALADKHDGWKVEYKKKDTTVWTKSTQQTEFKMIKLHTVYKDVSPALLFDVLMDPLYRKKWDVYVLESYDIGFLNPNNDVGYYAVRSPPPFKNRDFVLQRSWLQTEKECLIINHSVFHESAPPKKGFVRAVSYLTGLIVQPDGSCGSKLTYVTQCDPKGSLPACFVNKLTQIFAPNMAKKLRKACLEYNDWKKAHQPSYKPWLHPEQISLPRLDVSRCVSTGHQELQEDILDESLVEEQEICGFEDDDNM; encoded by the exons ATGGATGTAGGCGAAGTTCGTATTGCAGATGATCGAGATTTCGAGCGCTTGAAAGCACTGGCCGACAAGCACGACGGCTGGAAAGTCGAGTACAAGAAGAAAGATACCACCGTGTGGACTAAATCGACGCAGCAAACTGAATTCAAGATGATAAAG CTGCACACCGTGTACAAGGATGTCAGTCCGGCTTTACTGTTTGACGTTTTAATGGATCCACTGTATCGGAAAAAGTGGGATGTGTACGTGCTGGAAAGCTACGACATCGGATTCTTGAATCCTAACAACGACGTTGGATATTACGCAG TTCGGTCTCCACCGCCTTTCAAAAACAGGGACTTCGTCCTCCAAAGATCCTGGCTACAAACGGAGAAAGAATGCCTCATAATAAACCATTCAGTGTTTCACGAG TCTGCACCACCAAAGAAGGGTTTCGTACGAGCCGTTTCCTACTTGACCGGACTTATTGTTCAGCCAGACGGAAGTTGTGGTTCTAAGCTGACCTACGTAACGCAGTGTGATCCCAAAG GTTCACTCCCGGCATGCTTTGTGAACAAGCTCACCCAAATTTTTGCTCCAAAT ATGGCAAAGAAGTTGCGAAAGGCTTGCCTGGAATACAATGACTGGAAGAAAGCTCACCAGCCCAGCTACAAGCCTTGGCTCCACCCAGAACAGATAAGCTTGCCAAGACTGGATGTGTCACGCTGTGTGAGTACAGGGCATCAGGAATTGCAGGAGGACATCCTGGATGAAAGTCTCGTTGAAGAGCAAGAGATTTGTGGCTTCGAGGACGATGACAACATGTAG